In Nocardioides daphniae, the DNA window GCTCCGAGCGCCACGAGTGGACCGCCGGACCGACCGGCTTCGGTCCGCGCCTGCTCCTGGAGTGGCTGCGCAGCGAGGCGCCCCTGGCGGGCGTCGGCACCGGTGCGGGAGCGAAGCGATGAAGGGCCTGTCCGTCCGCTGGCCGTTGGCCCAAGCGCCCTCCGGCGCCGAGCAGGAGCTGCGCGACTACGTCGCCGACTCCTCGCACGCCCGTTTCTCCGGCATGTCCGGGCTCCGCTTCAAGACCTGGCGCATGCGCGAGGGGGAGTGGTTCGAGGGGACCTACGTCTTCGTGAGCGACGAGGCACGCGCCGAGTTCGAGGCCGGGTTCCGTCCGGGCGCCGACGACTCGCCGGTGTCGAAGATCGTCGGGGCCGGCCCCGAGTCGATCGAGCCGTTCGAGGTCGTGGCGATCGCCGAGGGCTGGGACGGCTTCAGCTCGTCCGCCCGCGGCTGACCGCCACCGAGGGTGAGGGGGTCGGGGCGCCTCAGGCGTCGCCGGCCCACTCCTTCTTGGCCACCAGCAGGCCGTCGCCCACGGGCAGCAGCACCGGCACGAGGTTGTCGTTCTCGGCGACGAGGCGGCTGAGCTCGCGGATCGCGGAGGTCTCCGGGTCGCGCTGCGACGGGTCGGCCACCCGGTCGTGCCACAGGGCGTTGTCGAACGCCACCACGCCGCCGGGGCGCAGCAGGCGCAGGGCCTCGGCCAGGTAGGCGGAGTACTCACGCTTGTCTCCGTCGCAGAAGACCAGGTCGTAGTGGCCGTCGGTGAGGCGGGGGGGGAGCACGTCGAGGGCCGAGCCGCTGATCGTGCGGGCGCGCTGCGAGGGGATGCCGGCCTCGCTGAAGGTCTCCTTGGCGAGGCGCTGGTGCTCGGCCTCGATGTCGACCGTGGTGAGGACGCCGTCAGGGCGCATCCCGCGGAGCATCCACAGCCCCGAGACGCCGGTGCCCGTGCCGATCTCGACGACCGTGCGCGCCTCCAGGACGGCGGTGAGGAAGCG includes these proteins:
- a CDS encoding O-methyltransferase; this encodes MKPASWNYSEQFITEDEVLHAARARADEVGVVPISSGTGAALRFLTAVLEARTVVEIGTGTGVSGLWMLRGMRPDGVLTTVDIEAEHQRLAKETFSEAGIPSQRARTISGSALDVLPPRLTDGHYDLVFCDGDKREYSAYLAEALRLLRPGGVVAFDNALWHDRVADPSQRDPETSAIRELSRLVAENDNLVPVLLPVGDGLLVAKKEWAGDA